AAGTCGGAGTTCACCTTCGACGCCGATCACCCCGAGATCTTCGCTTCCGAAGACCATGGCGCCACACCGGTGGAGCTCGTCCTCGCCGGCCTCGCGAGCTGCCTCACGGCGGGTGTTGCATCGGTCGCGCAGATGCGTGAGATCCAGCTGCGGTCCGTGACGGCGACTCTCGAAGCAGGGATGGACATTCAGGGCATCCTCGGCATCGACAGCGATGTCCGCAACGGCTTCGACGGCATCAAGGTAACCTACGAGATAGACGCCGATGCGACGCCCGACGAGATCCGGGCCATCGTTGCCCAGTCACAAAAGCGCTCGGCCGTGTATGACATCATCACCAACCCGACGAACGTAACCGTCGAAGTCAGCTGAGAATCTGCGAATCACCACCGTCATCATCGGGGCGGGCCACGCCGGACTGGCCATGAGCCGGTGCCTCAGCGAACGCTCGATAGATCACGTCGTCCTCGAGCGCGGAGAGGTGGCCAACTCGTGGAAGACCGAGCGGTGGGACTCCCTGAGACTCCTCACACCGAACTGGCAGAGCCGGCTGCCGGGATACGGCTACGTGGGCGACGATCCCGATGGCTACCGTACGGTGCCGGAAACGGTCGCATTCATCGAGCGCTATGCCGAGGTGATCGCGGCCCCGGTTCGGAGCCACACCGAGGTGATTTCGGTGCGCGGCAGCGACGACGGTTACGAAGTCGCCACCACTCAGGGAAACTGGCAATGCCGGACCGTCGTGCTGGCAACCGGGGCGTGCAACCTGGCGAACGTCCCCGCCCTCGCAGACGCCGTGCCCCCCGCGATCACCGCGCTCACGCCGATGCAGTACCGCAACCCGCGCCAGCTCGA
This is a stretch of genomic DNA from Vicinamibacteria bacterium. It encodes these proteins:
- a CDS encoding OsmC family protein → MATTKTPIDNGVNVPALLDAREALKKAPEAAQFQWRATCKWIYGTHSRSTINTFFGLGEEQKHKSEFTFDADHPEIFASEDHGATPVELVLAGLASCLTAGVASVAQMREIQLRSVTATLEAGMDIQGILGIDSDVRNGFDGIKVTYEIDADATPDEIRAIVAQSQKRSAVYDIITNPTNVTVEVS